The Peromyscus eremicus chromosome 16_21, PerEre_H2_v1, whole genome shotgun sequence genome includes the window ccagaagcaGCAGATAGTGGTCAGCACGGCGATGGGCATGTAGTCGTGCGGCGGGCGCCTGGGCTCTAACAGAGCCAGCCCTGGGCCCTGGGGCGGCGGGGGCAGAGTGGAGGTCACTCCCGGGCCCCCGGGGGTCCCGCCTGCGTAGGGCTGTGGGAAGGACAGTGGGGGGAAAGGGCCGTCACGCCTACACTCTCGCTGCTTGCCAGCGGCCGGCCAGTTGGCAGAGAGGTTTCTAAAAACACGATTCTAAGgtttaaagggggaaaaaaatgaacaccCCATCCTTCCTGGTAGTAAAATCGGCCTAGGCCTCGGTGGACGTTCCCACACTCTTGCAAGGCATGGGTCTGTTCTGCACTTCAGGTCTTGTGTCCATCCTCCTCAGCATCCCCAGGCTCAGGCTTTGCTCCCTTCTACCCCTGGCTTCCCAGGTtccattccttcctctccctccaagCGGTCTCCTTCTTTCAGACCTCGTCTTGACTTTTGAACCACCTCCCACGCCTTGACCTCTGATCCCCGAAGATGCCCCCCACcagcccccccacctccccacccacaatCCCTTCCCTCTCCACTTCTAGGGTTTGTTACCAGAACACCGCTCGGTCCGGTTCTacttcgctctctctctctcccagctccCCACGTGTCCCTGTTgcacctgcctccctccctctcctcctagGTCCCGTCAGCCCCACACTCACCGTGCCCACCGGATACACCGGAACATAGGCAGTGCAGGGCTGCAGCTGCAGCGGGTAGCCGGGCGCCACGTAGCCCCCCAGCGGCAGCGTGCCCACCGCCCCCGCGTGCGTGGGCACCACAAAGCCCGGGGCCTGGGCCGTCGGGGCTGGCgctggcgggggcggggcggcagCCGCCGGCGGTGGTGGGGGAAGTGGGCCCTCGAAGCGAGTCTCCTGCAGATAAGGGTCGGGTGGCATGCGGGGTAAGGTAGCACAGCCGGGTGGGGGAGCCCCAGCGCCGGGACCGGGCGGGGCATGGTGAGGGGGCCTCGGTAGCGTGGCGGAGGACGAAGGGCCACGCTGAGCGCCAGCCGCAGCAGAGGCCAGGCCACCTGCCCCTAAGCGCGGGAGGGTGGCAGTGCCAgactggtggtagtggtggtggtggtgatggtgcgaGGAGGGGGCCGTTTGTGGGGGCGGGATGGGGGGCTCAGCCGGAGGCTGGGGCGCATTGTAGGGCGGCGGTGAAGTGTGGGGAACTGAGTCTGGAAGGCCTGGCCACGGAAAGCAGAGGAgaggataaggagagagagaaaacagccagagATCAGAAGGTAAGAAGCATCAGACAGTCAGAGATGGAGACGTATCAGGGGAGAGACCGGGGAGACGACACCTCCCATTTTGGGGTCAGGGAAGGGGTGGTATCTAGGCCACCTGCCCTCCAGTCTAGTTTTGCCATCACAACCGGCACAACTCTTCCCCAGCTCCTCCGCTGTCACCCACAGTCGTCAACCACACATCCGCATCCAGGGCCGGCTCAGGGCTGTCCCTCCTCGCGCGTGCTCGGTTTGGCCGTTTTTATGTGGATGGCACTTCCACTTTCCTTCCGTGGGGAAGCAGGCCAGGGGTTACCTGGGAATCTCGTGGCCTCTGTTCGGAGGGCCATAAAAAAAAGTCTTCTGGTGGttcatgcctggaatcccagcacttgtgaagcagaggcaggaggatggggaactagggagttcaaggccagcctgggctacacggggAACTCtcgtctcaggaaaaaaaaaaaaaaaaaaaaaaagtcttctagaTTTCACTTCTGACAACCCCCATCCGATCAAGGCATCGTTATTTCTCCACTGGGTGTCTCCATGCCAGTGAGCCAGGGATTGTCCATCTGTCACTCCTAGTGATGCTGTCCTTGCAGGACCTGGCTgtgccttcctctccttctcaacctgccccccccccatgttgTTGACAAGGCACAAGGCAGACTGacccaaagaaaggaagagaaggatgtgacagagaaagaggagggggtgCGGGTACAAGCGGAGAGAAGGGGAATGGAACTGAGCCACCATACAACACCCCGGAGAGGGTCAAAGAAGGGGGTTAGGGCAAGTGGGGGGGTTAGACAGGAGATAATGGAGGAGATGGTGTTGGGGGGGtattggtatttttcttttttacctgaCTTTTCCGATGACATGTTTGCAATTGCTGGGACAGGGTCTCTGAAGCGGCTGTCAGGGCCCCCTGGCTGGTGCAGGAGTCTGGGTCCGGGATGGCGCAgccggcagcggcggcggcggcggcggcggcggcggcggcggcgcagagatggagagatgaagaCAGAGTCGGAGGGGGGCAAGCAGAGGGAGGGTGGCAAGGGGGGGGGAGCTTAAAGGGACCGAGGCGAGGGAGGGGGAGAGCTTcagaagtcccccccccccacactggttctctctgctcttggaCCACCTCTTTGCTCCCCTCACCCTGGCATTCAAGCCCCCAGTTTAGGCTCCCTTGGAGTTGTCATGGAAACCGGGAGGCAAGACCAGGCGAAGCGGGTGGGACTAAGAgaatgaaggagggagagagaactctCTCGAGTCTCTCCCTCAAAGACTCGCTGTAGTGATTATATTGTGGGAAGCCAGTTCAAAGGGTTCACCCCACTTATCTCCAGACCCCGCTCGTCCAAGGAGTTCTTTCCTCAGTCCCTCTCAGTGCTCCCTACAAGATCGCTCTAGGCTCCTCCAGTTAGAGACAGAACCAGGTGTGAGAGAGAATGGTGTAAAGCTGGGGACCAAGAGAGCCTGAAAAGTCCCCCAGGTATACGGCCTGGGTGGGCCTGTCCTCCCGGCTGTGAGGTAGGAAGCTCAGGTCTGTAATTTGAAGCTGGctgaggaaatggagagaaagtGCCTGTGGGGATACCCAGGTTCCTTCTTCCTCCAGGGTTAAAGAGCTGAAATGCTTGAGCAaagggaagcaagatgtaattcCTTATCTGTGACAGGCAGGTTTGAGAAAGCGTGCTTGTGGGGGCTGAAGAGTTCTTGGGCCGGTCAGCATTCTACCCATTCCCTACATCACCCCCTGCCCTCCTCTCTTCCGCCCCAAGACGCTGATCCACCTCCGGAGTCAACCCGAGACGCAGTGGTGACTTAAagtcttttatttgctttttgtgtCTTGGAAGGGCGTGGGTGGGGAGGTAGGGTGAGGATAGGCAGTCTGTAGAGATTACAGCAGTTGGGCCTTTTGCAGAAACctagcaggagaatcagaaatgcCCTCCCCTTTTAGGATTTCCCAACCCTCGCCTGAGGCAGTTGCCGTAGGACAGAGCCCCTCCAGGCTGAGCAGTCCCAGACATGTCTTGAGCCGGTCCCAGGTCTTAGAAATTTTTACATCACGGCCTCATACCGGTGGTTCTGGTTTTTCAAGCGTGGATGGATCAGAGAGAACCCCGGACCCATCCCTCCCACACCGTCTTCACTATATATGCTCTGGCTTTTTTATTGAGAGTCGAGTTCAGACTGAGCAAAAACCCTGAGTACAGGCCGAGAGGCTCAGGCATGCTCAGAAATCCTGGAAACTTATTTCACTGTTAAGTAAAAGCCCTGACGGGTAAGCCATCCAGGGGCGCTCGGGGTGTGCGCAGGGGTCACGGGTAGGCCGAGTGGTGCCAGCGCCCGCAGCGCGGAAGTCTGGCAGCAGTAACAGGGTCGGTGTCGCCAGCAGCCTGCAGGGATCTGAGGAGCAGATTGTTGGGGTCACTCAGAGTTGAAAGACTGGTGGCAATCGGTGGTGAGTCCTTGCAGCCCCCGGGGCCCTACGCCCATGGAAGGTGGGTCATGAAGGGTTGGTCAGGAACGCAGAGATAAAAGTAAGGCCAGAGAAACTGGGCCAGACTGCACTTCACTCGAGGGGCCTGAAGGACTCTCGGCGTCTCCGGGGACAAGGGCACAACACGCACTTCAGAGTGGAAGAGTTGTAAGGCGCTGATCCGGAGCGGGAGGGCAGACAGGAGCGGGAAGAGGGGCGCTCCGGCTCCGGTCCGCCGGGCACGCGGGCCTGTCACTCGCCTGGCGTCCAGCTAGACGCTGGGATAGCCTTTCCTCAGTCCTACCCTCCCCCCGCCACCTTGGGACCAGAAATTCGGGCTCGGCTGCAAAGCCAGACAGTCTGGGTCGCAAAGTGGGGCGCATCAGGGAGGAGAAGTCGCACCCCTGGGTGGCAGGGAAAGCCTTCTTTAGATACCCGATTATCTTTACTGTTGCTTCTCCCCTTCCGGTTGAATGGATCGCTCCGCCtgtttcctccccatctccttggGTGCAATGGAATGTTCCATTGCCCCTCCGGTCCTCTGTCCGCGTTGCAGGGAACGCTCTCTCTGTTGTCAGGGAAAGCCCCGGACGTGACGGCTTTGCGCGACCCCGAGCAGCACCCCCCTCCCATCCGTCATCCCCCTGTGCGCTCTCCTGGTCCCCCTTTGCCTCCTACCCCGTGGATTCCAGACTGGGTACAAGAAAACAGCTGGCGGAGCGAAGCCTCCAGACCCAGGCCAGGTGGGAGTTTCCACTCTCCGtggggcctgggctgctgctccGGGGCCGTTGCAGAACCCCGAGTTGTGCATGGCCGAGGTGATGCTTACGGAAGATCCTGGGCCTAGGAACTAAGTCCCTTGAGCGCCAAGTTGGGGGCGGGACTTAGGGTGAGCATTAGTGCATCGAGGTGGTAGGGGGTGTGTTTGTGCAGAACAAACTGGAGTAAGTTAAAAAGTAGGCTATTGTGACAAGGACCTGGTATAGGCGCGGAGGCCGGAGGTTGCTGGGAGTCTAttgggggaggagggtgggggtCGCTTCCCTGACAGCCCGTCGTTTCTTCTCAGGTGGGAGCATGCCAGGGCTATGGAGGCAGAGGCTTCCTTCGGCGTGGGCTTTGCTCCTTCTGCCGTTCTTGCGACTGCTGATGCCCGCAGCCCCCGCACCCCACCGCGGGTCCTACAAGCCAGTGATCGTGGTGCACGGGCTCTTTGACAGTTCATACAGCTTCCGCCACCTGCTGGACTATATCAATGAGGTCTGTCAGGGGACGCCGGGCGGAGGGTGTTGGAGCAGCTACAGTGGTTGGGGAGGAAGCGTGGGCAGCTGAAAGACAACCCCTCTAGGCCAGCTCCTCGGGGTACTGCTGCTACGGTGGGGAGATTTGGGGCACGGGGGTTCCTGGTGCCAGCAAGCTCAGTGAATGCACGTGGCCTTCATAGTCCAACCCCAGTGGCTGCATTGCCCCTTTCCCACAGACACACCCCGGGACTGTGGTGACAGTGCTCGATCTCTTCGATGGCAGAGAGAGCTTGCGGCCCTTGTGGGAACAGGTGCAAGGGTTCCGAGAGGCTGTGGCCCCCATCATGGAAAAGGCCCCTGAAGGGGTGCACCTCATCTGCTACTCCCAGGGTAGGCAACACACACTCCTAACTCCCAAGCCTTGTACGAGCTTGACCCTTATCTAAGGCGTGCTTTTCCAGCGTTTGCTTTTCTGAACTGCATAGCTCTGGTCACGAGCCTCCGTTTTCTGGCTTCCCTCAGCACCTGTCCTCCTCCCCGTGTGTCCCGAATGGGAGGGAGGCTTCCTTCCATCCTCGTTTTCCATGGTTCTTACAGTTAAGGATTTGAAGAGCAGCTAAAAGCCTCTCAGTTGGCCAGAGGCCTAGACTCTGTAGCTTGGCTCTGTCACGTGACACGTGGCTTGCGGGCACAGGGTGTGTCTTTTGGATCCCATTCTTTAAAGAATTTTGAGAGACCAGAGGCAAGGGTCCCTGCAGTCCCCGTTCCCAAGGCCCCTTGCAATGTTGGTACTCTGCCTCCAGGGGGCCTGGTGTGCCGAGCTTTGCTGTGCGTCATGGATGAGCACAATGTGGATTCTttcatctccctctcttccccacaGATGGGACAGTATGGAGGTGAGTGGGCTCTGTGGGTTCATGGAAACCACCATGTGTGGGGCACAGAGGGTTGCGGCCACATGGCACTGCCTTTCTTTTCTCAGACACAGACTATCTGAAGTGGCTGTTCCCTACATCCATGCGGTCTAACCTCTATCGGGTCTGCTATAGTCCTTGGGGCCAAGAATTTTCCATCTGCAACTACTGGCATGGTAAGTGGGGTGGTGCTGCGCCGGGGCCTTCGTGGACATGGCACTGTGGAGGGGGAGGCCTGCGCCCACCGTTACCATAACCGAAGCAACAGTTTCCATTTACCAATAACTTACTATCAAATAGATGCTGTTCAGAATGCTGTCTGCAAGCCGCCCAGGTGCCTCAGAGAGTGTGCTCTGGtgcaaaaaaatgtttttttgttttgttttttcttttttcttttttcttttttggtttttttcgagacagggtttctccgtgtagctttgcgcctttcctggaactcacttggtagaccaggctggccttgaactcacagagatctgcctggctctgcctccccgtgctgggattaaaggtgtgtgccactgccaccaccaccgcccccacccccactgggcacaaaatttttctttaaaaaaattaatggattatcattattattactctctctctgtctctcttttttcccctctctctctgtgtgtatatgtatgtatgtgtgtgctcatgaatGAACTATGGCacatacatggaggtcagaggacaactttcagaagtccattctctctctccaccattgctcATTTGCTACAATGTGGATCACAGGCCATATGAGTGAGTGGCTGccccaatacagctttatttacagAAACAAGTAACAGGTTGGATTTGGTCCATtaggggagagggggaaggggagagggagaggatgcTGGATGCCTGGATGCTGGGGCCAGATTAGGGGTTGAGCCCGACTTTGTTGGGTAACCTTGGGTACGTTACTTAGCTTTCTGGGACCAAGTCTCCTTCTATAAAGTAATGTAGCATGGACCTTGTGAGGTGGTTATCATTAAATTAATGAGagtgaaaaacttttaaaaatcactgcctcgccaggcggtggtggcacacgcctttaatcccagcccttgggaggcagagtcagacggatctcagtgagttcaaggccagcctggcctacaaagagagttccaggacagccaggattgttatataaactctgtcttgaaaaaccacacacacacacacacacacacacacacacacacacacacacaatcactcacACAGGGTGCCACATAAAAGTGTCTCCCAGGAGTGCTGATACAcctatttaatcccagcacttgggaaatagaggcaggaggatctctgagtttgaaactaGCCTGAATTATAtaggagttccaggatagccaggactaaatagatcctgtctcaaaaaacaaacaaaataacagaaaacctCAAAAAGTGCCTTTGATTGTGCTGACCTGGATGTCTGTCTTCACTATtagatttatgtatgtatgtattttatgtatatgggtactttgcatgtacatctgcacaccagacgAGGGcatcagacagctgtgagctgccatgtgggtgctgggaattgaactcaggaccttcagAAGAGCAgtgagaagtcttttttttttttttttttcttttttggtttttcgagacagggtttctctgtgtagctttgcgccttttctggatcttgctctgtagagcaagctggcctcgaactcacaaagatccacgtgcctatgcctcccgagttctgagataaaggcgtgcaccaccgccgccctgCTAgaagtcttaaccactgagtcatctctccagccccactcttcACTATCACTTTCGTCTCCTTACTGACCATCTAGTCTTCCCTtccattatgtttttttttcttctttcttccttctttttaaaaaaaaaatttaaattttatgtgtatgggtgtttttctgcatgtatgtgtactacatgcatgcctgttgtctgtggaggccagaagacggcattggatctcctgggactggagttacagacagttgtgagctaccgtgtgggggtgctgggagttgaaccagagtcatggaagagcagccagtgctctcaaccactgagccatccctccagcccacttgaactctatgtagccaaggatgactctgaactgaTCCCCCTGACGTAACATCCTGAGCTCCAGTATTAGAGGTGTGGGGCACCCATGTCAGTTTATGCAGGATGTGGGGGTCACatcccagggcctcaggcatgctgCACTACACCCCAGCTCCAGCTGTCTCCCTAACTGCTGTTTGTACTCAGATCCTCACCATGACGACTTGTACCTCAATGCCAGCAGCTTCCTGGCCCTCATCAATGGGGAGAGAGACCATCCCAATGCCACTGGTAAGGCCCCACCCCAGCTGTGCCCCTGTTCTGTTTCTATCCCGGCCTGAGCCCTGTGGCTGACCCTGTCTCTCCCCATCTCTACAGTGTGGCGGAAGAACTTTCTCCGAGTGGGCCGCCTGGTGCTGATTGGGGGTCCTGACGATGGAGTCATCACTCCCTGGCAATCTAGGTAACAAGGGGTTGTAGAGGCTGAAGACCTGGCTTGTTAGTGTCCCCTATATACAACAGATGTTCTCTTAGAGACAGGGgccagtgtgtagcccaggcttgacctcttgcctttacctcccaagtgacAGGCATGATTACCACATCTGcgtctccctctttctttctggcAGTGTTGGGGATCAGATCCAGGggcttacacatgctaggcaagtgttctacatATCTGACCCTTGTAGAAATGTTTAAGtctgcagggcggtggtggtgcacgcctttaatcccagcgcttgggaggcagaggcagggggtctctgtgagttcaaggtcagcctggtttacagagtgagttctaggagatccaaggctgttaacacagagaaaccctgtcttaaaaaaaaaaaaaaggagggtggggatggagggagaaatgTTTGAGTCTGAGGCAAGATCACTTGAGCCCAAGAATTCAGAATGAATCTGGGCAACATAAGACCCTTTCACCAAAACACACGAAAAACTGGTatatttaatttcagcactcaggaggcagaggcaggtggatctctgtttcaGGCCATTCAgggctgttttttgagacacctgtgtcaaaaagcaaaacaacaccaccaccaccaccaccaccaccaccaccaccaccaccaccaccaccaccgacaaacaaaccaaaaaaactttctggtatagaaagtcttttgaggggctggagattggctcagaggttaagagctctggctgctcttccagaggtcctgggttcaattcccagcaaccacatggtggctcacaaccatccataatgagatctggtgccctcttctggccgaaAGAACACTGGACACGtaataaatcaatcttaaaaaaagaaaaggaagtgttTTGATACTGgcagctggagatgtggctcagctggtgcAGTGCTTGCCGAGCatgcctgggttccatcccagcactcaggacgtaGAGGAGGAGGATCCGAAGTTCAAGGCACTGCACAGTGAATAcgacgccagcctgggctacatgagaccctatttcaaaaaccaTACatgaacattcatacacacataattttgaagtaatcatggtttctttttttgtgtgtgtgtgattctttaagaattatttatttcttatgtttacAATTTCCTGTCTGCATGTACAAATTTGTTGTATAGCCAAGGATAGAGACATttgttactatgttaaagtttatacagtgctggtaATCAACCCAGGacttcaggcatgctaggcagTCACTCTACCAACTCAACTACATACCCAATCttagaaattgtttttttaaaaaaaagtttaatttaatgtgcattggtgttttgtctgcattcatgtctgtgtgagggtgttgggtcccctggaactagttacagacagttatgagctgccatgtggttgctgggaactgaacccaggtcctctggaagagcagccagtgctcttaacctctgagccatctctccaggccctaactCCTAGAATTTTAACCGTTAGCATTTGTCAAGTTATTGACAAAGAGGGTctacttgtaattttttttttcttttttgagacagggtctcacactgtgtagccctggctgtcctggaacgcacagagatcctccagctgctgcctcctaggtgctggaattaaatgtatACACTACTACATCTGGCAATATtctctaattaaaaaaacaattggCTGAGTCTGTGAAGTGCCTGGCCACTTGAGCTTAATCCCTTGAAGCCCTgtcaggtgtcctctgacctccataccatGACATGCACCCTACATGAGAttttagctgggcatggctgcacacgcctttaatcatagcaccaGTCAGAGgaagctggatctctgagttctaggccagccaaggttacatgaTGAGAcgttacctcaaaaaaaaaattgagtaaaaatttaaaaaactaaggctggagagatgactcagtggttaagagcactgactgctcttccagaggtcctgagttcaattccagcaactacatggtggctcacaactatctataatgagatctggtgccctcttctggtcttcaggcatacatgcaggcagaacactacatgataaaaaattaaaaattaagctaAACATGGTACCACACACCTCTCCTCTCTGTACTCACAAGAAGGTAAGAGAATCAAGGTCAACGTAGGgttcacagtgagaccctacaAA containing:
- the Prrt1 gene encoding proline-rich transmembrane protein 1, coding for MSSEKSGLPDSVPHTSPPPYNAPQPPAEPPIPPPQTAPSSHHHHHHHYHQSGTATLPRLGAGGLASAAAGAQRGPSSSATLPRPPHHAPPGPGAGAPPPGCATLPRMPPDPYLQETRFEGPLPPPPPAAAAPPPPAPAPTAQAPGFVVPTHAGAVGTLPLGGYVAPGYPLQLQPCTAYVPVYPVGTPYAGGTPGGPGVTSTLPPPPQGPGLALLEPRRPPHDYMPIAVLTTICCFWPTGIIAIFKAVQVRTALARGDMVSAEIASREARNFSFISLAVGIAAMVLCTILTVVIIIAAQHHENYWDP
- the Ppt2 gene encoding lysosomal thioesterase PPT2 isoform X1, which translates into the protein MFHCPSGPLSALQGTLSLLSGKAPDVTALRDPEQHPPPIRHPPVRSPGPPLPPTPWIPDWVQENSWRSEASRPRPGGSMPGLWRQRLPSAWALLLLPFLRLLMPAAPAPHRGSYKPVIVVHGLFDSSYSFRHLLDYINETHPGTVVTVLDLFDGRESLRPLWEQVQGFREAVAPIMEKAPEGVHLICYSQGGLVCRALLCVMDEHNVDSFISLSSPQMGQYGDTDYLKWLFPTSMRSNLYRVCYSPWGQEFSICNYWHDPHHDDLYLNASSFLALINGERDHPNATVWRKNFLRVGRLVLIGGPDDGVITPWQSSFFGFYDANETVLDMEEQPVYLRDSFGLKSLLARGAIVRCPVAGISHTTWHSNRTLYDNCIEPWLS
- the Ppt2 gene encoding lysosomal thioesterase PPT2 isoform X2, encoding MPGLWRQRLPSAWALLLLPFLRLLMPAAPAPHRGSYKPVIVVHGLFDSSYSFRHLLDYINETHPGTVVTVLDLFDGRESLRPLWEQVQGFREAVAPIMEKAPEGVHLICYSQGGLVCRALLCVMDEHNVDSFISLSSPQMGQYGDTDYLKWLFPTSMRSNLYRVCYSPWGQEFSICNYWHDPHHDDLYLNASSFLALINGERDHPNATVWRKNFLRVGRLVLIGGPDDGVITPWQSSFFGFYDANETVLDMEEQPVYLRDSFGLKSLLARGAIVRCPVAGISHTTWHSNRTLYDNCIEPWLS